CTTCTCGTAACGGTGTTCCGCATAGGCCGCTGCGTTTGGGTTGTTTATGCCGGCCACAGGTTTCGAGATGTGGCAGTCCCGACAGACCAGTTCGGTACGGGCATAGTGCAGATTTTTCTGCTGCCCTTCGTGGCAGCTGAGACAGTAGCGGGCGTGGTAAAAGGATTTTACATTTTCATGAGCATCCGCCTTGACGGAGTTGCGTCTTACCGGCCCCTGTCCTGGGCCGATGGACTCCAGCCAGCTGCTGTGCTGTTTGTCCGCTGGCACGAACAGACTTGGATCGTTGGGGTCTTCAAAACCGCTGTTTGCCGAGGCGGTGTGGCTGAACAGAGCCATCAGGCAGACTATGCAGCCGGCAATGCTGAATAAGCGAATCAGGTGGTAACGACAGGTTAAGGGGTATTGAGCCATCTTTAACTTGGATTCAGCCAACCTCTGGGGATTTTCAGTCACACTCAGCAGATCAATAGAGTTCGTGGATTACTGCCTTCCAGTTGACTGATCTGGGTCGTTTTACCGGATAGCCTTCGAAAACCGGATATTCGATATGAATCTGAGTGTGGTGTTTCAGTTTGTTTGTGCCGATCTAGTATCCCTGGCCTGTAAACAACAATATATATGGCTTGTGCTGATCTTTCATGCTTTGTAAGCTGCATGAGAGATTATTTATACCCAGTGATATTGGGGTTTCCCCGGTGGCGCCGTGTAGTTGGTAAATGATGTGGTGTTCTGGTGGAGTCTGGCTGGTTCTGTTCAGATTCATGCCGTTGTCTGTTAACGGGTCCAACATTGTGACACGACATTGCCTTACTTGACGCAGTTATCTGGTAAGGTGGTCAGATACGATTCTCAGAGATTGTTTCGACGGTAGACAGATTAGAGAAAACTATTATGAATAGAACGAGAGTGATTTCCTGGATTGCATCGATGCTGCTTCTGTTTGGCAGTGGACAAGTCTACGCTTACGGTAAAACCGGAGCGGCTCCGAATCGTGATGCAATTCCCCATACGGGCAGTGTGTTGGAGGCAATTTCCACGGCCGGTTACACCTATATCCGGGTGGAGGAGTCAAGCAGCGTTTACTGGATTGCCGTGCCGGAGACTCAGGTTGAGGTTGGTGAAAAGATCAGCTTTTACGAACAGATGCTGATGGAGAATTTTACCAGTAAGACGTTGAACAGAACCTTTGACAGAATCCTCTTTGTCGAGGCCATCAGCAAAGGTGAAGCTCTTCCGACCAAAGCCCATGCTCAGCCGTCAAAAAACAAACAGCCACCGAAACCGATCGCGGCACCACAGCCACCCGTCGAGCTGGGTGACCCGGTAGGGCGCTATACGGTAGAGCAGGTCTTTGAGAAAAAGCAGGAGCTGAGTGGCCGGGTGATAGAAGTGAAAGGCAAAGTATCAAAAGTTTCCAGCCAGATCATGGGCCGGGATTGGGTGCATCTGGAAGATGGAACCGGTAGCAAACAGGCGAAGAATCACAAGATCATTCTGCGAACGACTCAAGCCGGGGTCGGTGTCGGTGATGAGGTAGTTGCCAAGGGTATGCTGTTTACCAATAAGGACTTTGGGTATGGGTATTTCTATCCGGTTATTCTGGAAGATGTTGTATTCAACAAATAGTATTGATTAGTGTTGGAATTATCACGGTTCTATTTATTGGCCAATATTTGCGGTACTTGTCGTCCATCCGCGATCAGGTTTTTACTACTGTAAAATACTAAACCCGGCATGATCACAAAGTCAGACTGTTCATAGGTTTATTCAGTCTCTGTGGAAATGAACATCTACCCGATAAAGCGGGTCATGGATTGCTTAACAGGCTTGCCAACTTGGCAAACTCTTCAATGGCGAGTGATTCGGCACGGATGCCTGGATCGATTCCGACAGACTCGATCGCTTCTGCGGTGAGTGTCTTCTTCAGGCAGTTACGCAGCGTTTTTCGACGTTGTGAAAAGGCATCGGCAACCACCTGGCTGAAGTTATCCCAATTGTCGATCCGATATGGCAGGCTCTCATGGGGTATTAACCGGACGAAGGCTGAGTCGACTTTCGGGGGGGGATTGAACGCCCCGGGACCAATAGTAAACAGGGGGGTCACTTCCGCTCTGGCCTGCAGCATTACCGAGAGACGGCCGTAGCTCTTTGATCCTGGATCGGCACCCATCCGCTCCACCACCTCCTTTTGCAACATAAAATGCATATCTTTGATGTTGGCTGATTGATCCAGCAGGTGAAACAGCAGCGGTGTGGAGATGTTGTAAGGCAGGTTGCCAACTACCCGCAGGGGTCTCTCCGGCTCAGCCAGCCTGGAGAAGTCGAATTTAAGTGCATCGATGTTATGGATTTGCAGTTTGCCGAGCGTCGCACAGCGGTGCGCCAGTGGCTCGATCAGATCCCGGTCGAGTTCAATGGCGTGCATCTGGATGACCAGAGGCAGGAGTTCTGTTGTGATTGCCCCCTGTCCAGGACCGATTTCCGCCAGATTGTCATCGGGTTGCGGGGCAATGGCCTGGACGATACGCTGGATGATGCCCGGATCATGCAGAAAATTCTGACCAAACCTCTTTCTGGCTCTGTGTGGTGTAGGGTTGCCCATGCTGAAATTAGTATTAACAATATGTTAGGAATCAATGGATTGAGATTATCCACAAAGACCAGGCGTTTATGATATCAGTCGTGAGATGTTGAGTCGTATCGAAAACCACGACAGTGGTTTGAGTCAAGCTTCACACTTGCACACAATAAAACAATGAAATCTCCAGGTATGGAGATGCGGGATGCCACAGGCAGCCATCAATAAAAGTGTGCTGCACCCACCCCCACCACACTAACGACACCGGTTGGAGAGATCCCTCCTTTACCAGATTGTCGATCGGTATGGCCCGGAATTCAGGAATCTGATGGTAGCACAGGGTAAGCCTTTACCTGTACATGTTCAGCAAGAATTTTCGAAGTATCTCAAATGCAGCTGCCTGGGTTATGGGCACCTGGCGGGTGTAATGCATAAGCTGCCATCAAGAACACTTGGTCGCCGGGTTAGTAACAGCAATTGCCGTATCGACTTGACGCCTGCCAAGTGTGGCAAAGGTCGCCGCAGAATCTTAGGGCTTGTTTATTGAGAGCAACGGGCCGAATTGGCATCACCTGTGAAAATAATCGTAACTTATTATAACCGATTGTAATCAAAAGCTTTTCTAAAGTCGATAATTCGTTTCAGCGCTTTTTTAATAACTTTTTTACCATTTCCAAATCAACACTTGTCGCAAAGAGATATTTGCTTTCCTACCACTTGGTGAGACGCTGTTTTGAAAAGAGTTTCTCTTTGTAAATCAATGGGGCGAGATCTACGTGAAAAGCCGGATTGGCTGATTTTCACTGTTATACTAAACCTTTTCCTACAGCAGTCGCTAAAGTACCAAGAACAAATAAGAGTAAAGGAGTAACACCCTATCCGTAACCCTAGTTAATCACGGAGAATCAGCGGTGAACCCGACCACATCCGAAGTCAGCAACGATCTCCAAATCGGTTTCACTTCAGCGCTTGGGTCTTTGCGAAAGTATACCCTGGTTGCCGTATTAACATGGACATTGCTGATCACAGGTGTTTTTGCCTGGACAGTACACGATCAGGGTAACCGTGAGTTCGCCACCGCACTCAGCGTGGCTCGCGCCTACTACGAGAAAGATCAGGCAGTACGCCAGTGGATTGCGGCTCAGGGCGGTGTCTATGTGAAGATCACAGAACAGACACAGCCTAATCCCCACCTGGTGGACCTGCCACATCGGGATGTCACCACCGATGCGGAGCAACAGCTCACCCTGATGAATCCGGCCTATATGATTCGCAAGATCAACGAGCGTTTCAGCCGGATGCATAATGATTATATCCACATCACCAGCCTGGAACCGCTGCACGAGGAGAATGAGCCGGACGAGTGGGAGCGGGGGGTGCTCGAGAACCTTGAAGGGGAGTCGGACGAGGTAGCAAAAATTGTAGATTTTCGCGGCCAACCCACGCTGCGGATGATGCGCCCGATGGTCACAAAACGACGCTGCCTGAAGTGCCATGAACGGCACGGCTATAAAGTCGGTGACATCCGCGGTGGAGTCTCCATCGCCATTCCCATGGCGCCCTATCGGAAAGACAGCAGTGAACATTTGCTGCTGATCGGCACAACCCATGGGGGAATCTGGCTCTGTGGATTGTTGGGTATCGGCTTTTATACACAGCGGGCTCGCCGTCATCTTGAAGATCGCCAGAACGCCATACACTCACTGGCCCAGGCGAGTAACTACAACCGGTCGGTCATCGGCGCACTGGGAGAAGGGTTGCTCGGATTCGACGACAAGGGACGCTTGACCTTCCTTAATCCAGCGGCGGAACAACTGTTGGGTTGGAAAGAAAACGAACTTCTTGGCAAATCGATTCACGGTTTCATCCACTATCTGAAAACGGACGGTTCTACCTGCAGTGAGGATGAGTGTCCCATGTTGGGAGTGCTGCAGAGTGGTGAATCACACTCCAGTCGAGATGACCAGTT
This portion of the Candidatus Thiodiazotropha endoloripes genome encodes:
- the rsmA gene encoding 16S rRNA (adenine(1518)-N(6)/adenine(1519)-N(6))-dimethyltransferase RsmA — translated: MGNPTPHRARKRFGQNFLHDPGIIQRIVQAIAPQPDDNLAEIGPGQGAITTELLPLVIQMHAIELDRDLIEPLAHRCATLGKLQIHNIDALKFDFSRLAEPERPLRVVGNLPYNISTPLLFHLLDQSANIKDMHFMLQKEVVERMGADPGSKSYGRLSVMLQARAEVTPLFTIGPGAFNPPPKVDSAFVRLIPHESLPYRIDNWDNFSQVVADAFSQRRKTLRNCLKKTLTAEAIESVGIDPGIRAESLAIEEFAKLASLLSNP